One Vibrio penaeicida DNA segment encodes these proteins:
- the tssI gene encoding type VI secretion system tip protein TssI/VgrG yields MKKATQSNNFIKISTAFGYDTIILNSFQYYEGLSELFSLQALAYFNGTQGELSQIIGKPAVILMDNSIAVTDTPRYFHGVVTSARILGSRVSSSNDGENYKDIELTIQPRLALCSYRKNNRIFQNKDVKEIVSLLLGEHAVEFNLKLNKSYSKYTFKVQYNETDLDFVLRLLAEEGIGFSFLHEESGHKLELFDDLSFYQPSAEAEVIHTTGSSEQAHISSWQETQTITTKASCLSGFDMLKPNSLPSHNVLMKPVSYTPPMSEYYEYMGEEETADKYAFRNQHILESLQRESQVFSGNSSCRTFTTGQTFKFEDHEDKAFVGKEFVLSHVSINASVFNQTGSHGNSAQGVEIQFYCMDVKKLFRPSIPLGKPRVQGIQTAIVTGPSEGDIHVDKHGRIKVQFHWDREGKRDAQSSCWIRVAQQSAGNGWGSTFIPRVGQEVIVEFINGDPDQPIVMGALYNGANATPYALPDKKTQSGIKSRSVKGGASDFNELRFDDKPGKELVYLHSQKDFQSVVEDSADILVEKDKVETVNNNEAHNVGKNLSIDVGEVLSLSAGKNIEIKVGGASITMSSSGEINIKGNQIAINGSAIDLKAGKIALN; encoded by the coding sequence ATGAAAAAAGCGACACAAAGTAATAATTTTATAAAAATATCCACCGCATTTGGGTATGACACAATAATTCTGAATAGCTTTCAATATTATGAAGGGCTTTCAGAACTTTTCTCACTACAAGCTTTAGCCTATTTTAACGGCACTCAAGGTGAACTTAGCCAAATAATTGGTAAGCCAGCTGTCATTCTTATGGACAACTCTATAGCAGTAACAGACACGCCTAGATATTTCCACGGTGTTGTTACTAGCGCCCGTATTTTAGGTAGCCGAGTATCTTCGAGTAATGACGGTGAAAATTATAAAGACATTGAGCTAACTATTCAGCCTAGGTTGGCACTTTGTTCTTATCGGAAAAATAATCGAATCTTCCAAAATAAAGATGTTAAAGAAATTGTATCTTTATTATTGGGGGAACATGCTGTTGAGTTTAATTTAAAGCTCAATAAGTCTTATTCGAAGTACACATTTAAAGTTCAATATAATGAAACAGACCTCGATTTTGTATTAAGGCTTTTGGCTGAAGAGGGGATTGGTTTTAGCTTTCTTCATGAGGAATCAGGTCACAAGTTAGAGCTATTTGATGATTTGAGCTTTTACCAACCGAGTGCCGAAGCTGAAGTTATTCATACCACAGGGAGCTCAGAACAAGCTCACATCTCTTCTTGGCAAGAAACGCAGACTATTACGACTAAAGCAAGTTGTTTATCTGGCTTCGATATGCTCAAACCAAATAGTTTACCGAGCCACAATGTATTAATGAAACCTGTGTCTTACACTCCGCCCATGAGTGAATATTACGAGTACATGGGTGAAGAAGAAACTGCCGATAAGTATGCGTTTCGCAATCAACATATCCTTGAGTCGTTGCAAAGAGAAAGCCAAGTCTTTTCTGGTAATTCAAGTTGTCGCACATTTACAACAGGGCAAACATTCAAATTTGAAGATCACGAAGACAAAGCCTTTGTTGGTAAAGAGTTTGTTCTTTCTCATGTATCCATAAATGCTTCTGTTTTTAATCAGACTGGCAGCCATGGTAACTCGGCACAGGGCGTTGAAATTCAATTCTATTGTATGGATGTCAAAAAGCTCTTTAGACCATCCATTCCTCTTGGAAAGCCGAGAGTTCAAGGTATCCAGACGGCCATTGTTACAGGACCTTCTGAGGGCGATATTCATGTAGATAAACATGGTCGAATCAAGGTTCAGTTTCATTGGGATCGTGAAGGAAAGCGAGATGCACAAAGCTCTTGTTGGATCCGTGTTGCCCAGCAAAGTGCCGGAAACGGTTGGGGCAGTACATTTATTCCTCGTGTAGGGCAGGAGGTAATCGTTGAATTTATTAACGGAGATCCTGACCAACCTATTGTTATGGGGGCGCTATATAACGGTGCCAATGCAACCCCATATGCGCTTCCAGATAAAAAAACGCAAAGTGGCATTAAGAGCCGAAGTGTGAAAGGTGGTGCGAGTGATTTCAATGAACTGAGATTTGATGATAAGCCAGGAAAAGAGTTGGTTTACCTACATTCACAAAAAGACTTTCAGTCTGTTGTTGAAGACAGTGCCGATATCTTGGTGGAAAAAGACAAAGTTGAAACGGTGAATAATAATGAAGCGCATAACGTAGGGAAAAACCTCAGTATTGATGTAGGAGAGGTATTATCCCTGAGCGCAGGTAAGAATATTGAGATTAAAGTTGGAGGTGCATCGATAACGATGTCTAGCTCTGGCGAAATCAATATTAAAGGCAATCAAATTGCAATAAATGGGTCGGCTATTGATTTAAAAGCAGGGAAGATCGCTCTCAACTAG
- a CDS encoding Hcp family type VI secretion system effector, whose protein sequence is MQANTYLKYADIKGEATAEQYKDLITLLSVDWSVGREITSYTGTAQDREASSTRLYDLTITKLQDRASPDLFKEATIGKGKPAVFHITKQGEKVEEIMKIELTDAMISNYAVSIQDDRPVETITISYTEMMMTVTPTDDKNNVVAPLVYGYSGVKGQQM, encoded by the coding sequence ATGCAGGCAAATACATACCTTAAATACGCGGATATTAAAGGTGAAGCTACTGCTGAGCAGTACAAGGATCTGATCACTCTACTTTCTGTTGATTGGAGCGTAGGTCGTGAAATTACTTCTTACACAGGTACTGCTCAAGACCGTGAAGCAAGTTCTACTCGTTTGTACGACTTGACTATCACTAAACTGCAAGACCGCGCTTCTCCAGATCTATTCAAAGAAGCGACAATCGGTAAAGGTAAACCAGCTGTATTCCACATCACTAAGCAAGGTGAAAAAGTGGAAGAAATCATGAAGATCGAACTTACTGATGCAATGATTTCAAACTACGCTGTTTCTATCCAAGACGACCGTCCAGTTGAGACAATCACTATTTCTTACACAGAAATGATGATGACTGTTACTCCAACTGATGACAAGAACAACGTTGTTGCTCCTCTTGTTTACGGTTACAGCGGCGTTAAAGGTCAGCAAATGTAA
- a CDS encoding RHS repeat-associated core domain-containing protein: MIKDNFSKSIRRGSELYTFSNYKQGKGKLKSFQDEREALNFAHFLFAKSDSQSLALLSQLSTFSATNASAPLKVFERQNAQIQALANSLANGKLFCFVEASTPSISSPELEEVVYEEAAKEEKAPSDGKSEEAQENESASSDSHTPVSAKEHETGGDPVSMVTGEELLSLEDYTNLEGLKWVRHYRSSLCQQDQGMGLGWRHSYCFDFLENKDEEENVESWRFVDDLGDTIEFLPVGKGAISYQIRAGASCLHHANGYRIVTLSDGTQYKFFLLNDIWKLIQIRDIALKQIDLKYSSNGRLIELHSNSVLALYCQYDKEGQLIGLRCPNTEALVVEYTVEEGELTSASNQSGLVETYTYRNDALLLTRKRPSGFTHYFEWQGDGKNAKCIRNYGDNNTYDYRFLFGDGESSYTDTLGNRWLFNHDNNGKLLKKTSPEGRIQEWQYDELGRLAKEIQADSTFTEHFYNKFGQLAVKRRSSGAVTQYRYDESGRPEAIVTPDGQTSRRKFNSLGQLVSSVDESQISSQYHYDKKGRLIERTQSNGNHERWWWNEQNQLQGLQTNGTLIRYSHNQSNQINGMAYPDGMFVTLEQNDRGQLIRQRTFHAFDKSVCREHSYSYDDAGRITSIQTPSGLTGFEWGELSQPEGLNRSDGSGLYFQYDGERNLKSIHRSDSLDYRLELSPDGLLTQTQGFDGIKQHYQYDVSGRISELQSGSRAVKIIYNAHGDIASLKGKTGHTFNECHFQHSHGGKLLHASNESTSLAFEYNERGLPTAEWQSTVCVRYQYNDKGLCEALELPSGEFLNFGYDEFGRLTTIARSAQSLGNALSPNIEIQYDQMGRLASLHYGDNLNETRAYDGIGRLKSQEWGTRSRQYRYDVAHNLASYVDNELGHTHFHYDKLTQLTRVKTPDDVYKYRFDSFGNPVGDDIVVEQDRILEFEGLRYHYDDQGNQIKVAGGDHLQRREFNALNQLVTVNHNGKLAHYEYDALGRRSKKATETGVTQFIWQGRKLIGEVNQGSYRWYLYQPNSYAPLMLVIDEVCYFYQNDHLGTPIRMVDLNGKVVWQANYNPQGQASIEVEEVANPIRFQGQYFDQESGLHYNLARYYDPFTGRFIQPDPIGLLGGINHYQYAPNPVMWIDPSGLCCEEPNSVVAPKVANSGVVETQVVSNLVTPHVFGSITPIKGYASLGFLKTMVSDLTFGIVYGGNSSIPALHPTPDDLADMRAYEEVAGLERYATMVTPSGLARSATKHADDVFEVVDAAVDEKALSSLAKSSDSALNVVPDSDNLARLTGNASSKYTQQSPIEFDHVLRADYTKRGKPTGGHSLLYGDVRIVSGTESVPDIAGVYKATIQVPDPTDSGKWITKTSNNSTNTMFPKDWDEIRIKREIDAAWSDPNKIVQGDKWISVTPSGVKVEGWIKPRATVYPVYQTP, encoded by the coding sequence ATGATTAAGGATAACTTCAGTAAATCGATTCGACGCGGATCTGAGCTTTATACTTTTTCCAACTACAAGCAAGGAAAAGGGAAATTAAAGTCGTTCCAAGATGAACGTGAAGCGTTAAATTTTGCACATTTCTTGTTTGCAAAATCAGATTCACAGTCTTTGGCTTTGCTTAGTCAATTATCTACCTTTAGTGCGACGAACGCTTCAGCACCACTTAAGGTGTTTGAGCGCCAAAATGCCCAAATTCAAGCGTTAGCCAACTCATTGGCTAACGGCAAGCTGTTTTGCTTTGTCGAAGCGTCGACTCCTTCCATTTCTAGCCCAGAGCTTGAAGAAGTCGTGTATGAAGAGGCAGCAAAAGAAGAAAAAGCGCCTTCAGATGGAAAATCGGAAGAGGCACAAGAAAATGAAAGTGCTTCATCCGACAGTCATACACCTGTGAGTGCTAAAGAACACGAAACGGGTGGTGACCCAGTTTCAATGGTGACAGGTGAAGAGCTCTTATCTCTTGAGGACTATACAAACCTAGAAGGTTTGAAATGGGTTCGCCATTACCGCTCTTCACTTTGTCAGCAAGACCAGGGAATGGGGCTTGGTTGGAGGCATAGTTATTGTTTTGACTTCTTAGAAAATAAGGATGAAGAAGAGAATGTAGAAAGCTGGCGCTTTGTCGATGATCTTGGCGATACCATTGAGTTCTTACCTGTAGGCAAAGGGGCTATCAGTTACCAGATAAGAGCAGGTGCTTCTTGCTTACATCATGCGAATGGTTACAGAATTGTCACGCTGTCAGATGGAACGCAATACAAGTTCTTTCTATTGAATGACATATGGAAACTGATTCAAATACGGGATATTGCGCTTAAGCAAATAGACCTAAAATATTCTTCTAATGGAAGGCTGATTGAATTGCATTCAAACAGTGTTCTCGCTCTGTATTGTCAATACGATAAAGAAGGGCAGCTTATTGGTCTAAGATGTCCGAATACCGAAGCTCTCGTTGTAGAATATACTGTCGAAGAAGGGGAGCTAACGTCCGCTAGCAATCAGTCTGGGCTAGTTGAAACGTATACTTACCGCAATGATGCATTACTTCTCACGAGAAAGCGTCCAAGTGGTTTCACTCATTACTTTGAATGGCAAGGTGATGGGAAAAATGCCAAGTGCATTCGAAACTACGGGGACAATAATACCTATGACTATCGTTTTTTGTTTGGTGATGGCGAATCCAGTTACACTGATACTTTAGGCAATCGCTGGCTTTTCAATCACGATAATAATGGTAAGCTGTTAAAGAAAACTAGCCCAGAAGGGCGTATTCAAGAATGGCAATACGATGAGTTAGGGCGGCTCGCCAAAGAAATTCAAGCTGATAGTACCTTCACTGAGCATTTTTATAACAAGTTTGGTCAGCTAGCAGTGAAGCGACGTAGCAGTGGTGCTGTTACGCAGTATCGTTACGATGAATCAGGCAGACCAGAAGCGATAGTTACGCCAGACGGGCAAACAAGCCGTCGCAAGTTCAATAGCCTTGGCCAGCTCGTTTCTAGTGTTGATGAAAGCCAAATCTCCAGCCAATATCACTATGACAAAAAAGGTCGCTTGATAGAGCGAACACAATCAAATGGCAACCATGAGCGCTGGTGGTGGAATGAACAGAACCAACTTCAGGGCTTACAAACGAACGGCACATTAATTCGTTACAGCCACAACCAATCTAATCAAATCAATGGGATGGCATACCCTGACGGGATGTTTGTCACTTTAGAACAGAATGACAGAGGTCAGTTAATTCGTCAGCGCACCTTTCACGCTTTTGATAAAAGCGTATGTCGTGAACATTCGTATTCTTACGACGATGCAGGACGTATTACATCCATTCAAACGCCAAGTGGTTTAACAGGGTTTGAATGGGGAGAGCTTTCTCAACCAGAAGGACTAAACCGCAGTGATGGCAGTGGGCTGTACTTTCAATACGATGGGGAGCGCAACCTAAAATCCATTCATCGAAGTGATAGCCTAGACTATCGCTTAGAGTTGTCACCGGATGGATTGTTAACTCAAACACAAGGGTTTGATGGGATAAAGCAACACTACCAGTACGATGTTTCTGGTCGCATCAGTGAATTACAATCCGGCAGTCGAGCTGTAAAAATTATCTACAATGCCCACGGTGATATTGCTTCGCTCAAAGGGAAAACAGGGCATACTTTCAATGAGTGTCATTTTCAGCATAGCCATGGAGGTAAACTTCTTCATGCATCAAATGAATCGACGAGCCTAGCCTTTGAATACAATGAGCGAGGTCTCCCTACCGCTGAATGGCAATCGACTGTCTGTGTCAGGTATCAATACAATGACAAAGGGCTTTGTGAAGCGCTCGAGTTGCCGAGCGGCGAGTTTCTTAACTTTGGCTACGATGAATTTGGTCGCCTAACCACAATTGCTCGCAGCGCTCAAAGCCTAGGTAACGCGTTATCACCGAACATCGAAATTCAATATGACCAGATGGGGCGGTTGGCTTCTCTCCATTATGGCGATAATCTCAACGAGACCAGAGCGTACGATGGCATCGGGCGGCTGAAATCTCAGGAGTGGGGCACTCGTAGTCGACAATACCGCTACGATGTCGCTCATAATCTTGCTAGCTATGTTGACAATGAACTAGGGCATACCCATTTTCATTACGACAAGCTGACTCAACTGACCCGTGTTAAAACACCCGACGATGTCTATAAGTATCGATTTGATAGTTTTGGCAACCCTGTGGGCGATGACATCGTAGTGGAGCAAGACCGCATATTGGAATTCGAAGGTCTGCGTTATCACTACGACGACCAAGGAAATCAAATAAAAGTCGCTGGTGGCGACCACTTGCAAAGGCGTGAGTTTAACGCGCTGAATCAACTGGTGACCGTCAACCACAATGGGAAGCTTGCCCACTACGAATACGATGCGCTAGGTCGCCGAAGTAAAAAGGCGACAGAAACGGGTGTCACCCAGTTTATCTGGCAAGGCAGAAAACTGATTGGAGAAGTCAATCAGGGCAGCTACCGTTGGTATCTCTATCAACCCAATAGCTACGCGCCGCTAATGCTGGTGATAGATGAAGTATGCTACTTTTACCAAAACGACCACCTAGGCACCCCAATCCGAATGGTCGATTTAAATGGCAAAGTGGTATGGCAAGCCAACTACAATCCACAAGGACAGGCATCCATTGAGGTAGAAGAGGTCGCGAACCCAATCCGCTTCCAAGGACAATACTTCGACCAAGAATCTGGGCTGCATTACAACCTAGCTAGATACTACGACCCATTCACAGGTCGCTTTATCCAACCCGACCCAATCGGCTTACTTGGCGGAATCAATCACTACCAATACGCTCCCAACCCAGTCATGTGGATAGACCCATCAGGTTTGTGTTGCGAAGAGCCAAACTCAGTCGTTGCTCCCAAAGTAGCGAATAGTGGTGTTGTAGAAACCCAAGTGGTTTCCAATTTAGTTACGCCTCATGTTTTTGGAAGTATCACTCCTATTAAAGGTTACGCTTCGCTTGGGTTCCTGAAAACAATGGTAAGCGATCTGACTTTTGGAATTGTATACGGGGGTAACTCTTCTATACCTGCATTACACCCAACCCCAGATGACTTAGCGGATATGCGAGCGTACGAAGAAGTCGCTGGCCTTGAGCGTTATGCGACAATGGTAACCCCTTCGGGGTTGGCTCGTTCTGCGACTAAGCATGCTGATGATGTTTTTGAGGTAGTAGATGCAGCAGTAGATGAGAAGGCATTGTCTTCATTAGCCAAATCTTCTGATAGTGCGTTGAATGTGGTGCCTGACTCAGATAACCTTGCTAGATTGACTGGAAATGCTTCAAGTAAGTACACGCAGCAATCACCGATAGAGTTTGATCATGTTTTAAGGGCTGATTACACTAAACGAGGTAAGCCTACAGGAGGTCATAGTTTGCTTTATGGTGATGTTCGTATTGTGAGCGGTACGGAGTCAGTTCCTGACATAGCAGGTGTTTATAAGGCAACTATACAAGTTCCTGATCCAACAGACTCAGGGAAGTGGATCACCAAGACTAGTAACAACTCGACAAATACTATGTTTCCAAAAGATTGGGATGAAATACGTATAAAAAGAGAGATTGATGCTGCATGGAGTGATCCTAATAAGATTGTCCAGGGCGATAAATGGATTTCTGTTACACCTTCTGGCGTCAAGGTTGAAGGTTGGATTAAGCCAAGAGCTACGGTTTATCCTGTATATCAAACACCATAA
- the tssG gene encoding type VI secretion system baseplate subunit TssG, which yields MKRENFIGALDKEQLFESLHLIEQFLLKSNANLGTDHLPSQETIELKVAQQLGYEVGEFTTVESKRNQSLIVMTNLIGLTGENGVLPKHYSELILQRLKDSDPTLQDFLDIFNHRILSLFYRTWQSFQPAVQHRKVSVNEFSSWNQVLESLTGGLGERAIHWGGLFSQPVKSRGSIQACMESLSGCDVIIRDFKGKWMHLTECEQTRLCSKRLPEGQYSELGRGASLGRKAWNVNAGFMVEFVAKGQEQVHGMMPNGERIREIKALCKDLLGNTASVEWSLTAQYRHLPKVQLKKGGGRLALGSVLAPHKRSESGTITIRI from the coding sequence ATGAAGCGAGAGAACTTTATAGGGGCACTAGACAAAGAGCAGCTTTTTGAATCTTTACACTTAATTGAGCAGTTTCTGCTGAAGTCTAATGCGAATTTAGGGACCGATCATTTACCAAGCCAAGAAACTATAGAGCTGAAAGTTGCTCAACAATTGGGATACGAAGTAGGTGAATTCACAACAGTGGAATCAAAGCGCAATCAGAGTTTAATCGTAATGACGAATCTGATTGGGTTAACTGGTGAAAATGGTGTTTTACCTAAGCATTACAGTGAATTGATCTTACAAAGACTCAAGGATAGCGATCCTACGCTCCAGGATTTTTTAGATATCTTTAACCATCGAATTCTGTCTCTTTTCTATCGAACTTGGCAAAGCTTCCAGCCTGCGGTGCAGCACCGGAAAGTTTCTGTGAATGAGTTTTCTTCATGGAATCAAGTATTGGAATCCTTAACAGGAGGCTTGGGAGAGAGAGCAATTCATTGGGGAGGCTTATTCAGCCAGCCGGTGAAAAGCCGAGGATCTATCCAAGCATGTATGGAATCTCTTTCCGGTTGTGATGTGATCATTCGCGACTTTAAAGGTAAGTGGATGCATCTAACGGAATGTGAGCAAACACGTTTGTGTTCTAAGCGCCTACCTGAGGGGCAGTATTCAGAACTTGGGCGTGGGGCGAGCCTCGGAAGAAAAGCATGGAATGTCAATGCAGGTTTCATGGTTGAGTTTGTTGCTAAAGGGCAAGAACAGGTACACGGCATGATGCCCAATGGCGAACGAATTCGTGAAATTAAGGCGTTGTGCAAAGACTTACTTGGGAATACCGCTTCTGTTGAATGGAGCCTAACCGCCCAATACAGACACCTTCCTAAAGTACAACTCAAAAAAGGGGGGGGAAGGCTAGCATTGGGAAGCGTACTGGCACCTCACAAACGTTCAGAAAGCGGCACCATCACAATTCGAATTTAA
- the tssH gene encoding type VI secretion system ATPase TssH: MTSLSLTALVERLSSDAKSSLEQAAALASSRTHHSIEMTHWLVSILQQQGSTIQTLSDHFDLNVFKLEDDIQKSLEKLKTGCQTVPGLSAHTVTILKSAWMASSIDFSDEQIDIVHLVYALLNDDTLFAVSSAFGNELDKVTPETLLQFWKSEERSVAEKAPAQKASTKSLDQFTIDLTEQAKKGDIDPVVGRDNEIRLMIDILLRRRQNNPILTGEAGVGKTAVVEGLALKVVQGDVPPALQGVSIKSLDLALLQAGAGMKGEFENRLKSVVKEVNESPTPIIMFIDEAHGLIGSGGQAGQSDAANILKPALARGELRTIAATTWAEYKKYVEKDAALTRRFQVVQVDEPAPELAVEMLRGLVPVMEEHHGVHITNEALKAAVYLSNRYINGRQLPDKAVSVLDTACSRVALSQSATPGQLESLEKTLEQKTAQIAQLEKEQALGHAHTEVLAELNEESDALTNEIAELKTVWETESNLVDESKQLKLEVLEEKKDGALERLVEVEATLAENKTPMVFSHVNEALVSEIVSDWTGIPLGKLQNDEITSLLSLKDKLCERVVGQDHALHTMSEVIKTARAQLNEETKPNGIFFLTGPSGVGKTESALAIAEQVYGSEENVTVINMSEFKEEHKVSLLLGSPPGYVGYGEGGVLTEAVRRKPYSVILLDEMEKAHPGVQDVFYQVFDKGTIKDGEGRDIDFRNTIIIMTSNAGTDTTMELFQDPELAPDIDGLKTALRDDLLESFKPAFLGRVNVIPYIPLNREVLQGIAGIQLNKIGKRISSNYNAEFDYSDELISSLIDNCNEEGSGARAIQTIIQNSLLPKISDEVLKAISNDKAINKVAVLGDVNTISINVE, from the coding sequence ATGACATCTTTATCTCTAACCGCGTTAGTAGAGAGGCTTTCTAGTGATGCGAAATCTTCATTAGAACAAGCGGCAGCGCTAGCGAGCAGCCGAACTCACCATAGTATTGAAATGACACACTGGCTGGTTTCTATACTTCAACAACAAGGCTCAACAATTCAGACTCTATCTGATCATTTCGACCTAAATGTATTCAAGTTAGAAGATGATATCCAAAAAAGTTTGGAAAAACTCAAAACAGGCTGCCAAACCGTACCTGGCTTATCTGCACACACGGTGACTATCTTAAAAAGTGCGTGGATGGCTTCAAGTATCGACTTCTCAGATGAACAGATCGATATTGTACACCTAGTTTATGCATTGTTGAATGACGATACATTATTTGCGGTTTCATCCGCCTTTGGCAATGAGTTAGATAAAGTTACTCCAGAAACGTTACTGCAGTTTTGGAAAAGCGAAGAGCGAAGTGTTGCAGAAAAAGCGCCAGCGCAGAAAGCATCTACAAAATCTTTGGACCAATTTACCATTGATTTAACGGAGCAGGCAAAGAAGGGAGACATTGATCCTGTCGTAGGTCGAGATAACGAAATCCGACTGATGATAGATATTTTACTCAGACGCCGTCAAAACAACCCAATCTTAACGGGTGAAGCCGGTGTTGGTAAAACTGCGGTAGTTGAGGGTCTTGCGCTCAAAGTTGTGCAAGGAGATGTTCCTCCAGCGCTTCAAGGTGTATCGATTAAGTCACTTGACCTAGCATTACTCCAAGCTGGTGCTGGAATGAAGGGTGAATTTGAGAATCGCCTGAAATCGGTTGTTAAAGAGGTCAATGAATCACCGACGCCAATTATCATGTTCATCGATGAAGCTCATGGGTTAATAGGAAGTGGTGGGCAAGCTGGTCAAAGCGATGCCGCAAACATTCTTAAGCCAGCTTTGGCTCGAGGAGAATTGAGAACCATCGCCGCGACGACGTGGGCTGAATACAAAAAATATGTAGAGAAAGACGCCGCGTTAACCCGACGATTCCAAGTTGTTCAAGTGGATGAGCCCGCTCCGGAACTCGCAGTAGAAATGTTGCGCGGACTCGTACCTGTTATGGAAGAACACCACGGCGTACATATTACAAATGAAGCCTTAAAAGCGGCAGTGTATTTATCTAATCGCTATATTAATGGACGTCAACTACCGGACAAAGCCGTTTCAGTTCTCGATACAGCGTGTTCAAGAGTGGCACTAAGCCAGTCTGCGACACCGGGGCAGCTTGAGTCTCTTGAGAAGACATTAGAGCAAAAAACGGCACAAATCGCCCAGCTCGAAAAAGAACAGGCGCTTGGTCATGCACACACCGAAGTTTTGGCTGAGCTAAACGAAGAAAGCGACGCTTTAACGAACGAAATCGCTGAACTGAAAACGGTCTGGGAAACAGAATCCAACTTGGTAGACGAATCCAAGCAGTTGAAACTTGAAGTTCTTGAAGAGAAAAAAGACGGTGCTTTAGAAAGATTAGTCGAAGTCGAAGCAACTCTGGCAGAAAACAAGACGCCAATGGTCTTTTCACACGTTAACGAAGCGCTGGTCTCTGAGATAGTATCTGATTGGACGGGAATCCCGCTAGGAAAGCTTCAAAACGATGAGATTACTAGCCTTTTATCATTAAAAGACAAGTTGTGTGAACGTGTGGTTGGTCAAGATCATGCATTACATACGATGTCTGAAGTTATCAAAACTGCACGCGCCCAGCTTAACGAAGAAACTAAGCCTAATGGTATATTTTTTCTTACGGGACCAAGTGGCGTAGGTAAAACCGAATCCGCGCTAGCAATTGCTGAACAGGTTTATGGTAGTGAGGAAAATGTCACTGTCATCAACATGTCTGAGTTTAAAGAAGAGCACAAAGTCTCATTACTACTGGGGTCACCTCCAGGGTATGTTGGCTATGGTGAAGGTGGAGTACTCACGGAAGCTGTAAGAAGAAAACCATATAGCGTTATTCTTCTAGATGAAATGGAAAAAGCTCACCCAGGCGTCCAAGATGTGTTTTATCAAGTGTTTGATAAAGGAACCATCAAAGACGGAGAGGGGCGTGATATTGATTTTAGAAATACCATTATCATCATGACCTCCAATGCTGGAACAGATACAACAATGGAGCTTTTCCAAGACCCTGAACTAGCCCCCGACATTGATGGTTTAAAAACGGCACTACGAGACGATTTATTAGAAAGCTTTAAACCAGCCTTCTTAGGTCGAGTTAATGTGATTCCATATATCCCACTTAACCGAGAAGTATTGCAAGGTATTGCTGGAATTCAATTGAATAAAATTGGAAAGCGTATTTCATCAAATTACAACGCAGAATTTGATTACTCTGATGAGTTAATTTCTAGCTTAATTGATAATTGTAATGAAGAAGGTAGCGGTGCTAGGGCAATCCAAACCATTATTCAAAATAGCCTATTGCCAAAAATATCTGATGAAGTTTTAAAAGCAATTTCTAACGATAAAGCTATTAATAAAGTAGCGGTTTTAGGTGATGTAAATACTATTTCTATAAATGTCGAATAA